A DNA window from Microcystis aeruginosa NIES-843 contains the following coding sequences:
- a CDS encoding IS1634 family transposase, with protein MNQSTEIEVKNLDHLGLVAGIIDEIGIVEIINEQVSIERGEIVTAGQVVKAIILNGLGFVSRALYLFPQFFEDKATEHLLGEGIEPKHLNDDKIGRVMDKLYQLNVSVIFLLISLAAVKKFGVATENSHLDSTSLSVEGEYNKEYPTVEILKSGAVGEEIETRQQPIKITYGYSRDRRPDLKQFMIDLIVSGDGDVPLFLKVGDGNEADKAVFGQIAREFKKQVDFDSLIVGDSALYSKENLKLMKEMRWLSRVPLSIKEAQELVDSISEKELTDSEIPGYSWRETISNYGGIEQRWLLVESQARQESDLKKLEKKIEQEKNSAQEKIRQLSRREFENRAVALAIAKGLSDSLKSHQLTEIKVNLIPPESQGSKLKSKDDLPSQSYQVQAKLELNLTAIERLKKRAGRFVLATNDLEKQRLSSEDILKKYKGQQAPERGFSFLKDPCFFAHSVFLKSPHRIEVMAMLMGLCLLVYTIGQRQLRLSLKQQETGLKNPLGKLTDRPTLRWIFQGFQGIHLVRIQDNQKISNLTDERRNILRFFPKPCQEYYLLS; from the coding sequence ATGAATCAATCAACAGAAATTGAAGTCAAAAATCTAGACCATCTGGGATTAGTAGCCGGAATTATCGATGAAATAGGAATCGTTGAAATTATCAACGAACAAGTCTCAATTGAGCGAGGAGAAATTGTCACAGCTGGGCAAGTCGTGAAAGCAATTATCCTGAATGGATTGGGATTTGTCTCCCGAGCCTTGTATTTATTTCCTCAATTTTTTGAAGATAAAGCAACCGAACATCTGCTGGGAGAGGGCATCGAACCAAAACACCTGAATGATGATAAAATTGGTCGAGTAATGGACAAACTTTATCAACTTAATGTTTCGGTCATTTTCCTACTGATTAGTTTAGCGGCCGTGAAAAAATTTGGTGTAGCAACCGAGAACTCCCATTTAGATTCGACTTCTCTATCAGTAGAAGGAGAATATAACAAGGAATACCCAACAGTAGAAATCCTGAAATCAGGAGCAGTGGGAGAAGAAATTGAAACCAGACAACAGCCAATAAAAATTACCTACGGATACTCCCGCGACCGAAGACCTGACTTAAAACAATTTATGATTGACTTAATCGTAAGTGGGGATGGAGATGTACCTTTATTCCTGAAAGTAGGGGACGGAAATGAAGCGGACAAAGCGGTTTTTGGTCAAATCGCCCGAGAATTTAAAAAACAAGTTGACTTTGACAGTTTAATAGTCGGCGATAGCGCCCTCTATAGCAAAGAGAATTTAAAACTAATGAAAGAAATGCGTTGGTTGTCTCGAGTACCATTAAGCATTAAAGAGGCTCAAGAGTTGGTTGATAGCATCTCAGAAAAAGAGTTAACCGATTCAGAAATACCGGGTTATTCCTGGCGGGAAACCATCTCTAACTATGGGGGGATAGAACAAAGATGGTTGCTAGTTGAAAGTCAAGCTAGACAAGAATCAGACTTGAAAAAATTAGAGAAAAAAATCGAGCAGGAAAAGAATTCTGCCCAAGAAAAAATCCGGCAACTATCCCGAAGAGAATTTGAGAATAGAGCGGTGGCGTTGGCGATAGCCAAAGGATTATCTGACTCCTTAAAATCTCATCAGTTAACGGAGATTAAAGTCAATCTCATTCCGCCTGAGTCCCAGGGGTCAAAACTCAAATCAAAAGACGATTTACCCTCTCAAAGCTATCAAGTTCAAGCCAAATTAGAGTTGAATTTGACCGCCATTGAGAGGCTAAAGAAACGAGCAGGACGATTCGTTTTAGCAACTAACGATTTGGAGAAACAACGATTAAGCAGTGAGGATATACTCAAAAAATATAAAGGGCAACAAGCTCCGGAAAGAGGATTTTCTTTTCTCAAAGACCCCTGCTTTTTTGCCCACAGTGTCTTTCTCAAATCTCCCCATAGAATCGAGGTCATGGCCATGCTCATGGGCTTGTGCCTGCTGGTTTATACTATTGGTCAAAGACAACTTCGTTTAAGTTTAAAACAGCAGGAGACGGGACTGAAAAATCCGTTGGGTAAGTTAACTGACCGACCGACGTTACGCTGGATATTTCAGGGCTTTCAAGGGATTCATCTCGTCCGTATTCAAGACAATCAAAAGATTAGCAACTTAACGGATGAGAGGCGCAACATTTTGAGATTTTTCCCCAAACCTTGCCAGGAATATTATCTCTTATCTTGA
- a CDS encoding IS4 family transposase: MEKWAAQELQYADLGDTRRKKRLISIVENLASQPSTSVPQASGNLAAASATYDFWNSPYFHPSDIIAAQAKSTVERIKEHPIVLAVQDTTSLDFTTQKAKKGMGYLDYKKSFGLKVHTTLGVSPVGIPLGLINQYVWAREEKNLGIAKQRKKRETQEKESQRWLDSLSETQQQIPEDIQVVTIGDCEADIFDLFAQSRSPNSHLLIRGTHNRKVNYLEDKQRSGHSEPKYLHQSIREIKACGTLDVQVKRNPNHEARLAKLTVRFASFEIQVPSHHSKATPRQPVKLQVILAEEENPHSGVNPISWLLLTSLDISSFESAITCVRWYSYRWLIERYHFVLKSGCGLEKLQLETGRRIEMALATYSIVAWRLLWLTYQARLHGEESCESFLEEHEWQSLCATIHKKSPPPEKPPSFREAVRMIASLGGFLGRKGDGEPGVKTIWLGLRRLHDISQTWKLSHQISPPIEPP; the protein is encoded by the coding sequence ATGGAGAAATGGGCAGCCCAAGAATTACAGTATGCAGACCTAGGGGACACCAGAAGAAAGAAAAGGTTAATCAGTATCGTGGAAAACTTGGCCAGTCAACCTAGTACAAGTGTGCCACAAGCTTCAGGAAATCTAGCCGCAGCGAGTGCCACCTACGACTTTTGGAATTCCCCCTATTTTCACCCCTCAGATATAATTGCCGCCCAGGCCAAAAGTACAGTAGAAAGAATCAAAGAACATCCAATAGTTTTGGCAGTGCAAGACACAACAAGTTTAGACTTTACGACGCAAAAAGCCAAAAAAGGCATGGGTTATCTAGATTATAAAAAATCCTTTGGTCTCAAAGTTCATACCACCTTAGGAGTGTCCCCAGTCGGAATACCTTTAGGACTGATTAATCAATATGTCTGGGCAAGAGAAGAAAAGAATTTAGGGATTGCCAAGCAACGCAAAAAAAGAGAAACCCAAGAAAAAGAAAGTCAAAGATGGTTAGATTCTTTGTCAGAAACACAACAACAGATACCCGAAGATATTCAAGTAGTAACAATCGGAGATTGTGAGGCAGACATATTTGATTTATTTGCCCAATCAAGAAGTCCTAACTCTCATTTATTAATTCGAGGAACTCATAACCGAAAAGTTAACTATCTCGAAGACAAGCAAAGGTCAGGGCATTCAGAGCCTAAATATTTACATCAATCCATCAGAGAAATAAAAGCCTGTGGGACCTTAGATGTGCAAGTAAAACGCAATCCTAATCACGAGGCTAGACTAGCTAAACTAACAGTTAGATTTGCCAGTTTTGAAATACAAGTACCTAGCCATCACTCCAAGGCGACCCCTCGTCAACCGGTCAAATTACAGGTAATTTTAGCTGAAGAAGAAAATCCGCATAGCGGAGTTAATCCTATCAGTTGGCTGCTCTTAACTAGCCTAGACATTAGTAGCTTTGAATCAGCGATAACCTGTGTGCGCTGGTATAGTTATCGCTGGTTAATAGAACGCTATCATTTTGTTTTAAAAAGTGGTTGTGGATTAGAAAAACTGCAATTAGAAACGGGTAGGAGAATTGAGATGGCCTTAGCTACCTATTCAATTGTAGCTTGGAGATTACTTTGGTTAACCTATCAAGCACGCTTACACGGAGAGGAGAGTTGTGAAAGTTTTTTGGAAGAACATGAATGGCAATCTTTGTGTGCCACTATTCATAAAAAGAGTCCGCCACCTGAAAAGCCGCCCTCCTTTCGAGAAGCGGTCAGAATGATTGCTTCTCTTGGGGGGTTTTTAGGTAGAAAAGGTGACGGTGAACCTGGTGTTAAAACTATTTGGTTGGGACTGCGAAGGTTACATGATATCAGCCAGACTTGGAAACTATCTCATCAAATTAGTCCCCCTATAGAACCCCCTTGA
- a CDS encoding class II glutamine amidotransferase: MCQLLGMNCNVPTDICFSFEGFCARGGKTDEHRDGWGIAFFEGLGCRTFIDVKPSIASPIAELIKNYPIHSTNVIAHIRKATQGEIKLENCHPFRRELWGKYWVFAHNGNLENFSPAAGDFYQPVGETDSEKAFCLILNTLRETFPQGKPSLEQLYQVLKTITNSIACQGIFNYLLSDGEHFFAYCSTKLSYIIRQYPFAAAHLIDEDVSVDFQALARPGDQVAIIATTPLTDNEVWTTINSGELLVFQEGAAILS; the protein is encoded by the coding sequence ATGTGTCAACTTCTAGGCATGAATTGTAATGTCCCCACGGATATCTGTTTTTCCTTTGAAGGATTTTGTGCGCGGGGAGGAAAAACCGACGAACATCGAGACGGTTGGGGAATCGCTTTTTTTGAAGGTTTAGGTTGTCGAACTTTTATTGATGTTAAACCCTCGATCGCTTCTCCGATTGCGGAATTAATTAAAAACTATCCCATCCATTCTACCAATGTTATCGCCCATATTCGCAAAGCCACCCAAGGAGAAATTAAACTAGAAAACTGTCATCCTTTTCGGCGGGAATTGTGGGGGAAATATTGGGTTTTTGCCCATAATGGTAATTTAGAAAATTTCTCACCGGCTGCGGGAGATTTTTATCAACCGGTTGGGGAGACGGATTCGGAAAAAGCTTTCTGTTTAATTCTTAATACCCTGCGAGAGACTTTTCCCCAGGGCAAACCTTCCCTAGAACAACTTTATCAAGTCCTAAAAACTATCACAAACTCTATCGCTTGTCAAGGTATTTTTAATTATCTTTTATCCGATGGTGAACATTTTTTTGCCTATTGTTCAACTAAATTAAGCTATATAATCCGTCAGTATCCTTTTGCCGCCGCTCATTTAATTGATGAAGATGTTAGCGTTGATTTTCAAGCTTTAGCTCGTCCGGGCGATCAAGTAGCAATTATTGCCACTACTCCCTTAACTGATAATGAAGTTTGGACAACGATTAATTCAGGAGAATTATTAGTTTTTCAGGAGGGCGCAGCAATTTTAAGTTAA
- a CDS encoding Uma2 family endonuclease, with the protein MVSQVNKTEIIYPESDGKPMADNTKQFNWIVTIKQNLDWLYIDDPQVFVAGDLLWYPVQGQPKIAAAPDTMVVFGRPKGDRGSYKQWQEDNLAPQVVFEILSPSNTSIEMAKKLLFYDRYGVQEYYVYDPDDNSLEAWQRIGDSLDSVSEVNNWVSPRLGIRFDLTDELKIYRPDGTQFSSYSEINQLLEQEKQRAENERQRAENERQRAENERQRAEQVNQQLVEMEAKLQKYRQLFGELPN; encoded by the coding sequence ATGGTTAGTCAAGTTAACAAAACCGAGATTATCTATCCTGAGAGCGACGGTAAACCGATGGCAGATAATACTAAACAATTTAACTGGATAGTGACGATTAAGCAGAATCTCGACTGGTTATATATCGATGATCCCCAGGTATTTGTAGCGGGGGATCTGTTGTGGTATCCCGTGCAAGGCCAGCCGAAAATTGCCGCTGCTCCTGATACGATGGTAGTATTTGGCAGACCGAAAGGCGATCGAGGTTCCTACAAACAATGGCAAGAAGATAATCTTGCTCCTCAAGTCGTCTTTGAGATTCTTTCTCCCAGTAACACCTCCATCGAAATGGCCAAAAAATTGCTATTTTATGATCGCTATGGAGTCCAAGAATACTACGTCTATGATCCCGATGATAATAGTCTAGAAGCTTGGCAGCGAATTGGTGACAGTTTAGACAGTGTTAGTGAGGTTAATAATTGGGTGAGTCCCCGTTTAGGCATTCGGTTTGACTTAACCGACGAGTTAAAAATTTATCGTCCTGATGGTACTCAATTCTCGTCCTACAGCGAAATTAATCAACTACTGGAGCAGGAAAAGCAACGGGCTGAAAATGAACGCCAACGGGCTGAAAATGAACGACAACGGGCTGAAAATGAACGCCAACGGGCTGAACAGGTCAATCAGCAGTTAGTAGAAATGGAGGCAAAACTGCAAAAATATCGGCAACTTTTTGGGGAATTACCTAACTAG
- a CDS encoding ABC transporter ATP-binding protein, which produces MILELQQVNLAIRRGSAYLLEDITFGIKQGEKLAIVGASGAGKTTLLRLLNRLQEPSTGNIYFQGKSIKEIPVISLRQQIVLLPQESKLLGMTVRDALAYPLQLKKFTPAEINQRIDHWTSLLKIPQQWFERGELELSLGQRQLVAITRALLLEPSILLLDEPTSALDTGTATRLLEVLNNQSSMTIIMVNHQLDFLGEFAERVIYLEAGKIGSDCLAHQLDWLGLKTQLIDLEKSRQSDHW; this is translated from the coding sequence TTGATTTTAGAACTACAGCAAGTAAATTTAGCTATCCGACGCGGCAGTGCTTATCTGTTAGAAGATATTACTTTTGGCATCAAGCAAGGAGAAAAGTTAGCTATTGTCGGAGCATCTGGGGCAGGAAAAACGACTCTTTTGCGATTGTTAAATCGTTTGCAAGAACCAAGCACGGGAAATATTTATTTTCAAGGTAAATCGATTAAGGAAATACCGGTTATTTCCCTGCGACAACAGATAGTTTTATTGCCACAAGAGTCGAAATTATTAGGGATGACTGTTCGAGATGCTCTCGCTTATCCTTTGCAATTGAAAAAATTTACTCCTGCGGAAATTAATCAGAGAATTGACCATTGGACATCCCTATTAAAAATTCCTCAACAGTGGTTTGAGCGCGGGGAGCTAGAATTATCTTTAGGACAAAGACAATTAGTGGCAATTACCAGAGCCTTGCTGTTAGAACCGAGCATACTGTTATTAGATGAACCCACCTCTGCTTTAGATACAGGCACGGCCACCAGGTTATTAGAAGTATTAAACAATCAAAGTTCAATGACGATAATTATGGTCAATCATCAACTAGATTTTTTAGGGGAATTTGCCGAGAGAGTTATTTATCTAGAAGCGGGAAAAATTGGTTCAGATTGCCTCGCCCATCAATTAGATTGGTTAGGGCTAAAAACTCAGTTAATTGATTTAGAAAAGTCTCGACAAAGTGACCACTGGTAA
- a CDS encoding ISAs1-like element ISMae8 family transposase, translating to MLSLIEKLKQVKDFRKDKGKRHPLWIVLVVIILGTMLGYSGYRELGEFAKNNRHRLSQEFNIIPERVPSYSTIRRVMMGVEWQILLKMFNEWALEEYGQRDDINWLGMDGKSLKNTLKNPNNEQQNFIMFVSLFSQESGLVLHLKRIENKKGSEIDEGQAIIEDCSLQNKVFTGDALHCQKKTISLIAKTKNDYVITVKGNQKNLYKRIQDLSNSSKPESCFLEQDNSHGRKISRKIEVFKVRKNERQGFENLRRVIKVERKGSRGDKTYEETAYYISSLTESAQVFAKIIRGHWKIENQLHWVKDVIFEEDKSEISDFQAASNWSILTTIGLNLFRGLGFLSITEGQRWLAERWEKLIVLST from the coding sequence ATGTTGAGCTTAATAGAAAAACTGAAACAAGTCAAGGACTTTCGGAAAGATAAAGGAAAAAGACACCCTTTATGGATAGTATTAGTAGTAATAATACTGGGAACAATGCTAGGATACTCAGGTTATAGAGAGCTAGGAGAGTTTGCTAAAAATAATCGGCACAGGCTCAGTCAAGAATTTAACATAATTCCAGAAAGAGTCCCATCCTATTCAACAATTAGAAGGGTAATGATGGGAGTAGAATGGCAGATTTTGTTAAAAATGTTTAATGAATGGGCATTAGAAGAATATGGACAAAGAGATGATATAAATTGGCTAGGTATGGATGGAAAAAGTCTCAAAAACACCCTAAAGAATCCTAATAATGAACAACAAAATTTTATCATGTTTGTCTCATTGTTTAGTCAAGAAAGTGGATTAGTATTACACTTAAAAAGAATCGAAAACAAAAAAGGGTCTGAAATCGACGAAGGGCAAGCTATAATTGAGGATTGCTCTCTCCAAAATAAAGTTTTTACTGGCGATGCTTTACACTGTCAGAAAAAAACAATCAGCTTAATAGCCAAGACTAAAAATGACTATGTTATCACCGTTAAAGGAAATCAGAAAAATCTTTATAAGCGAATACAAGACCTGAGTAATTCCTCAAAGCCAGAAAGTTGCTTTCTTGAACAAGATAATAGTCATGGACGAAAAATATCAAGAAAAATAGAAGTTTTTAAAGTGAGAAAAAATGAAAGACAAGGGTTTGAAAATCTGCGAAGAGTTATTAAAGTAGAAAGAAAGGGTAGTCGCGGGGATAAAACCTATGAAGAAACAGCTTACTATATCAGTAGCCTAACCGAATCCGCTCAAGTATTTGCTAAAATTATTCGAGGACATTGGAAAATAGAAAATCAGTTACATTGGGTAAAAGATGTAATTTTTGAGGAAGATAAAAGCGAGATAAGTGATTTTCAAGCGGCCAGCAATTGGTCAATTCTCACAACTATAGGATTGAATCTTTTCAGAGGTTTGGGTTTTCTCTCAATAACAGAGGGACAGAGGTGGTTAGCTGAACGTTGGGAAAAATTGATAGTTTTATCGACGTAA